A stretch of the Nosocomiicoccus ampullae genome encodes the following:
- a CDS encoding segregation and condensation protein A gives MKGYEVKLDAFHGPLDLLLHLIRELEIDIYDIPMSVLTEQYMNYIQKMNALEINVASEYLVMASELLRIKSKMLLPEPPLEEFDEDPREELVTQLLDYQNYKMYSEELKQLKEEAEKYLVKAPHEFDEVYVNEELSITLSELMDAYNKVRQRVEVQTSTSFIESESYTHEDAVSFLEDQFKHSSKLSLTDLFSKDVKNHQVVQVFLTLLEFLSLNIFKVENNNNEYIFTKLKEQEEWI, from the coding sequence ATGAAAGGTTATGAGGTTAAGCTCGATGCGTTTCACGGTCCACTTGACTTACTACTACATTTAATAAGGGAATTAGAAATTGACATTTATGATATACCGATGAGTGTTCTTACTGAGCAGTATATGAATTATATTCAAAAGATGAACGCACTAGAAATTAATGTTGCTAGCGAATATTTGGTGATGGCAAGTGAATTATTAAGAATTAAAAGCAAAATGTTGCTACCAGAACCTCCATTAGAAGAATTTGATGAAGATCCAAGGGAAGAACTAGTTACCCAGTTACTTGATTATCAAAACTATAAAATGTACTCTGAAGAATTAAAGCAATTAAAAGAAGAAGCTGAAAAATATCTAGTAAAGGCACCACATGAATTTGATGAGGTTTATGTTAATGAAGAGTTGTCGATTACTTTATCTGAATTAATGGACGCATATAACAAAGTAAGACAAAGAGTAGAGGTACAAACATCTACAAGTTTTATAGAATCTGAATCATATACACATGAAGATGCTGTTTCATTTTTAGAAGATCAATTTAAACATTCGTCTAAATTATCTTTAACAGATTTGTTTTCAAAAGATGTAAAAAATCATCAAGTTGTTCAAGTGTTTTTAACATTGCTTGAATTTTTAAGTTTAAACATATTTAAAGTAGAAAATAATAACAATGAATATATATTTACAAAACTAAAGGAACAAGAAGAATGGATTTAA
- the scpB gene encoding SMC-Scp complex subunit ScpB, translated as MDLKKIDIIEAMLYLAGDIGVKESILIKHVPITEQELEEEVKKYNKPHFMILKYDDIFYLKTTPLVEEYVVKLLEERPKNKLSNQALEVLSIIAYNQPVARGVIEDLRGVSPDGPINTLLNKALIERVAIKNDRRTFYKTTQTFLEVFGLEKIDDLPNADEIEEDEHIELFFSNLKGEDNE; from the coding sequence ATGGATTTAAAGAAGATTGATATTATTGAAGCGATGCTGTACTTAGCAGGAGATATTGGTGTTAAAGAATCTATTTTGATAAAGCATGTACCAATCACAGAGCAAGAATTAGAAGAAGAAGTAAAGAAGTATAATAAGCCACATTTTATGATTTTAAAATATGATGATATATTTTATTTAAAAACCACACCTTTAGTAGAAGAATATGTCGTAAAATTACTCGAAGAACGACCAAAAAACAAACTATCAAATCAAGCCTTGGAAGTATTGTCTATCATTGCGTATAATCAACCAGTAGCAAGAGGTGTTATTGAAGACTTAAGAGGTGTTTCACCCGATGGTCCAATTAATACGTTATTAAACAAAGCTTTAATCGAAAGAGTTGCAATTAAAAATGATCGCCGAACATTTTATAAAACAACTCAAACATTTTTAGAGGTTTTTGGACTAGAAAAAATCGATGACTTACCAAATGCTGATGAAATAGAAGAAGATGAGCATATTGAACTATTTTTCAGTAATTTAAAAGGAGAAGATAATGAGTAA
- a CDS encoding pseudouridine synthase, giving the protein MSKVRLNKKIADAGITSRRKAEALILNGQVKVNDEVCKELATFVGPKDKVQVNGIEIENEEPIYILYHKPTGEVSTVEDDKDRRTVVDKFDHLNTRIYPVGRLDYDTSGILLLSNDGEFTNYMTHPRYEVEKTYRVKIDRNLSNEELKELEYGIMLEDGKTAPARVEIIRDKKSMDMIVQITIIEGRNHQVRRMFEYFGAEVKKLKRIGYDFLTIEGVPTGDYRFLTPHEVKKLIGHAKAVSK; this is encoded by the coding sequence ATGAGTAAAGTAAGATTAAATAAAAAAATTGCAGATGCCGGAATTACTTCAAGAAGAAAAGCAGAAGCTTTAATATTAAATGGTCAAGTAAAAGTAAATGATGAAGTATGTAAAGAACTCGCAACTTTTGTCGGTCCAAAGGACAAAGTTCAAGTGAATGGAATTGAAATTGAAAATGAGGAACCAATTTACATTTTATATCATAAACCGACAGGAGAAGTTTCTACAGTAGAGGATGATAAAGATCGACGCACAGTCGTCGATAAATTCGACCACTTGAACACTAGAATTTATCCTGTTGGCCGTCTTGATTATGATACGTCAGGTATTCTACTTTTATCTAATGATGGTGAATTTACAAATTACATGACACATCCACGTTACGAAGTAGAAAAGACATATCGTGTAAAAATTGATCGTAACTTATCTAATGAAGAATTAAAAGAATTAGAATACGGAATTATGTTAGAAGATGGTAAAACAGCACCAGCAAGAGTCGAAATTATTCGAGATAAAAAAAGTATGGATATGATTGTTCAAATTACGATAATTGAAGGTAGAAATCATCAAGTAAGACGTATGTTTGAATACTTCGGTGCTGAAGTCAAAAAATTGAAAAGAATCGGTTATGATTTTTTAACAATCGAGGGAGTACCAACTGGTGATTATAGATTTTTAACGCCACACGAAGTGAAAAAGTTGATTGGTCATGCTAAAGCAGTTTCAAAATGA
- a CDS encoding redoxin domain-containing protein: protein MNKKARNILRITIIVGIVILTAATLWFNFSSKNQSTKVGDTAIDFKLKTTDGEDVHLYDITKDKGVILNFWGTWCKPCREEMPDLNEAYVTADNDDFIIITVNVSENSQQINQFLSGLPEEISLPMAMDKDRSVTQAYNVGPLPTTIAVDKNNKIVKKQEYQLTKEDIQDFINEVTD, encoded by the coding sequence GTGAATAAGAAAGCGCGAAATATATTACGTATTACGATAATTGTAGGCATCGTTATTTTAACAGCTGCCACATTATGGTTTAACTTTAGTTCTAAAAATCAATCGACAAAAGTTGGTGATACTGCGATTGACTTTAAATTAAAGACAACTGATGGTGAAGATGTTCACTTATATGATATAACAAAAGATAAGGGAGTTATTTTAAATTTTTGGGGGACTTGGTGTAAACCATGTCGTGAAGAGATGCCCGATTTAAACGAAGCTTATGTTACTGCTGATAATGATGATTTCATTATTATTACAGTGAACGTCTCTGAAAATAGTCAACAAATTAATCAGTTCTTATCTGGATTACCAGAAGAAATTAGCCTTCCAATGGCTATGGATAAAGATCGCAGTGTAACTCAAGCATATAATGTAGGCCCATTACCTACAACTATTGCGGTTGATAAAAACAATAAAATTGTTAAAAAACAAGAATATCAATTAACTAAAGAGGATATTCAAGACTTTATTAATGAAGTAACAGATTAA
- a CDS encoding cytochrome c biogenesis protein ResB — translation MSKENEYIECPHCGHVNPPGTQLCQSCGLLINDDYDKKKIKDVMRYDGSAVRSKVRSSSVFDKIWIFFTSIRNGVIIIALIAIASAIGTILPQEYFIPVGVDAADYYKEHYGTFGTLYYNLGFHNLYSSWWFLLLNAMLALSIIAASIDRGVPLFKSLKNQGVKKHPSYYKRQRIYLHNEEASKDDVESLVKDLEKKRYNVRKEENSYLLEKGRLSRYGPYINHTGLIILLIGSMLRFFPGMYLDELVYASEGETVKLPGTDSKYYIKNDEFIVDTYDKDAGTVFDKSLENQGALASNYQTNITFYENESSDIVGSEPELKEIDRAEIKVNHPFKFDGYHLYQSSFDNSAMKSMTFELQDDDGNVVSEPFEINLKDPEEEFTVKGTDNTDFDIRLRAYAPDFLEIGSNGGLISQTPVPRNPAFIFEVKDNDNNEEYSLIQIQNTTEISKDNMYNVKFVSMENEMASVLTLKKDKTLFLIASGFIIFLIGVFIGSYINHRRIWINSDNGLTLAAHTNRNYYSISKEINEILEKHNLGKVVDSDSKVHDERMKG, via the coding sequence ATGTCTAAAGAAAATGAATATATTGAATGTCCACATTGTGGTCATGTCAATCCACCAGGGACTCAACTTTGTCAGTCATGCGGGTTATTAATCAATGATGATTATGACAAAAAGAAAATAAAAGACGTTATGAGATATGATGGAAGTGCGGTCCGCTCTAAGGTAAGATCTTCTTCTGTATTTGATAAGATTTGGATATTTTTCACATCCATTCGTAATGGTGTAATTATTATTGCACTAATCGCAATAGCATCAGCAATTGGTACAATTTTACCTCAAGAGTATTTCATTCCTGTAGGTGTTGATGCCGCAGATTATTATAAAGAGCATTATGGAACTTTTGGTACACTTTACTACAACTTAGGATTCCATAACTTGTATTCTTCTTGGTGGTTTTTACTTTTAAATGCGATGCTTGCATTATCAATTATTGCAGCGTCAATTGACCGCGGTGTACCATTATTTAAATCTTTAAAAAATCAAGGTGTTAAAAAGCACCCTTCGTACTACAAAAGACAACGAATATATTTACATAATGAAGAGGCATCAAAAGATGATGTAGAGAGTTTAGTCAAAGATTTAGAGAAAAAAAGATACAATGTACGTAAAGAAGAGAACTCTTATTTACTTGAAAAAGGTCGTCTCTCAAGATACGGCCCTTATATTAACCATACTGGTCTTATAATTTTACTGATCGGTAGTATGCTTAGATTCTTCCCAGGAATGTATTTAGATGAACTCGTTTATGCGTCAGAAGGTGAAACGGTCAAATTACCTGGAACTGATAGTAAATACTATATTAAAAATGATGAGTTTATTGTTGATACGTATGATAAAGACGCAGGGACCGTCTTTGATAAGTCACTAGAAAATCAAGGAGCACTTGCGAGTAATTATCAAACAAATATTACATTTTATGAAAATGAATCTTCAGATATCGTCGGGTCAGAACCGGAATTAAAAGAAATTGATCGTGCGGAAATTAAGGTAAACCATCCATTTAAATTTGATGGTTATCATTTATATCAATCAAGTTTTGATAATTCTGCAATGAAATCTATGACATTTGAATTACAAGATGATGATGGAAATGTCGTTTCTGAGCCATTTGAAATTAACTTAAAAGACCCTGAAGAGGAATTCACGGTTAAAGGTACAGATAATACTGATTTTGACATTCGTCTAAGAGCATATGCTCCAGACTTTCTAGAAATCGGTTCTAATGGTGGATTAATTTCACAGACTCCGGTCCCAAGAAATCCAGCATTTATTTTTGAAGTTAAAGACAATGATAATAATGAAGAGTATTCATTAATACAAATACAAAATACGACAGAGATATCAAAAGACAATATGTATAATGTGAAATTTGTATCGATGGAAAACGAAATGGCTAGCGTTCTAACATTGAAAAAAGATAAAACATTGTTCTTGATTGCTTCAGGATTTATTATATTCCTCATTGGAGTGTTCATAGGATCATATATTAATCATAGACGTATATGGATTAACTCTGATAATGGTTTAACACTCGCTGCTCATACGAACCGTAATTATTATAGTATTTCAAAAGAAATTAATGAAATACTTGAAAAACACAATTTAGGAAAAGTAGTAGACAGTGATTCTAAAGTTCATGATGAACGAATGAAAGGATAA
- the ccsA gene encoding cytochrome c biogenesis protein CcsA encodes MSDHLFLQISNISIYIGFILLLISLIPLGMSISSKRSSRYANIAVWIVTIAFILELTYFIFRWLATGHAPVSNLFEFIAMFSIMLIFGYLVTYHYYKTKVLGLFAIPISLLLLVYGALFSTDVAPLIPALQSNWLAIHVITVTISYGILSMSAVAGIIYLIKIVPADEKSWRTFFLEGISYFVIVIFTFMIMMIVMRGIVNYEADFFYVNQQGEEAVVTYHLPSLVNYDDSIPVKNIGGNEYDKADHFTTGIELPPIIKAHSLNTVIWSVGVGLIIYGLLRLIARRRLYTLFKPLANKADLNLMDDIGYRSVIIGFPLFALGGLFFAAIWAQAAWSRFWGWDPKETWAFITFMFYTIFLHLRINRGYEGEKSAWLAVAGFFLILFNLVAINLIVAGLHSYA; translated from the coding sequence ATGTCAGATCATTTATTTTTACAAATCAGTAATATATCTATTTATATCGGATTTATATTACTGCTAATTTCGCTTATTCCACTCGGTATGAGTATTAGCTCTAAAAGATCTTCTAGATATGCAAATATCGCAGTTTGGATAGTTACAATCGCATTTATTTTAGAACTAACTTACTTTATATTTAGATGGCTAGCGACTGGACATGCACCGGTGTCAAACTTATTTGAGTTTATTGCGATGTTCTCAATTATGCTTATATTTGGTTATCTCGTCACATATCATTATTATAAAACGAAAGTATTGGGATTATTTGCAATTCCTATTTCGTTATTATTACTTGTATATGGTGCACTTTTCTCAACAGATGTTGCACCATTAATCCCAGCATTACAAAGTAACTGGTTAGCTATTCACGTAATCACAGTAACAATTTCATACGGAATTTTATCGATGAGTGCAGTTGCAGGTATTATTTACTTAATAAAAATTGTACCTGCAGATGAAAAGTCATGGAGAACATTTTTCTTAGAAGGTATTTCTTATTTTGTCATTGTTATCTTTACATTTATGATAATGATGATTGTTATGAGAGGGATTGTGAATTATGAAGCTGATTTCTTTTATGTAAATCAACAAGGTGAAGAAGCAGTTGTAACATATCACTTACCGAGCTTAGTAAATTATGACGATTCCATTCCTGTTAAAAATATCGGTGGAAATGAATATGATAAGGCTGATCATTTTACAACTGGAATTGAATTACCACCAATTATAAAAGCACACTCATTAAACACAGTCATTTGGTCAGTTGGAGTTGGCTTAATTATTTATGGATTACTTCGTTTAATAGCAAGAAGAAGACTCTATACGTTATTTAAGCCACTTGCTAATAAGGCTGATTTAAATTTAATGGATGACATTGGTTACCGTTCAGTAATTATCGGCTTCCCATTATTTGCATTAGGTGGACTATTCTTTGCTGCAATATGGGCACAAGCTGCATGGAGTAGATTCTGGGGTTGGGACCCTAAAGAAACATGGGCTTTTATAACGTTTATGTTCTACACAATTTTTCTACACTTACGTATCAATAGAGGCTATGAGGGAGAAAAATCAGCATGGTTAGCTGTCGCTGGATTCTTCTTAATACTCTTTAACTTAGTTGCAATTAACCTGATTGTTGCTGGCTTACATTCATATGCTTAA
- a CDS encoding response regulator transcription factor — MPKRKILVVDDEERIRKLVILYLETDDFEVSEAENGEEALQLALNEDFDLIILDIMMPGKDGIEVTKELRQHKSTPILLLTAKSEENDILEGFEAGADDYVKKPFSPREVLQRTKAILKRSSETAYMKFDTNNRDIIIFEHLEIDNDAHRVTVDGQYVNLTPKEYELLLFLAENPDKVFDRKELLKEVWNYEYYGDLRTVDTHIKRLREKLSDVSVDASLMIQTVWGIGYKFVVSE; from the coding sequence ATGCCTAAACGTAAGATTTTAGTTGTCGATGATGAAGAAAGAATTCGTAAACTCGTTATTCTTTATTTAGAAACAGATGATTTTGAAGTCTCTGAAGCAGAAAATGGCGAAGAAGCTTTACAACTCGCCTTAAATGAAGATTTTGACTTGATTATTTTAGATATTATGATGCCAGGTAAAGATGGTATTGAAGTAACAAAAGAGTTAAGACAACATAAATCCACTCCGATTCTCTTACTCACAGCAAAAAGTGAAGAGAATGATATTTTAGAAGGCTTTGAGGCTGGAGCAGATGATTATGTAAAAAAGCCTTTTTCACCACGAGAAGTGTTGCAAAGAACAAAAGCAATATTAAAGCGATCATCTGAAACAGCATATATGAAATTTGATACAAATAACCGTGATATAATAATTTTTGAACATTTAGAGATTGATAATGATGCACACCGAGTAACTGTTGATGGACAATATGTCAATTTAACACCTAAAGAATATGAATTACTATTATTTTTAGCTGAAAACCCAGATAAAGTATTTGATCGTAAAGAATTATTAAAAGAGGTCTGGAATTATGAGTACTATGGAGATTTAAGAACTGTAGATACTCATATTAAACGATTAAGGGAAAAGTTAAGCGATGTATCAGTAGATGCAAGCTTAATGATTCAAACTGTCTGGGGAATTGGTTATAAATTCGTGGTTTCTGAATGA
- a CDS encoding sensor histidine kinase, which produces MNLRDSLVVKLWFTIIVIVTAVLIILSISLTFYFKNYALNNSENNLLNDLERIEQEILMHHEDAINTQKVHTENNLIVYQNGRYVSANSETDKIIFDYIINDRESNSDTLFIKHGENKEYMAKVLNMSQYYDTDTLLIKYSDMSPIYKSIRDITMIISISAFIIFIVTTLFSFLLIRKITDPLIALRDASLKMASGQFSELDVKSFDEIGELTLAFNKMSEDIKDNIRNLEHEKNLRESIFTSISDGILFFDKNNNTIFRNKEGDIWLKEIIQQQSLVDTINLYLDRAKDDFESFSITESINEDTYVEIFFTPVVYSENIGVTVTIRNITSEKKLEDMRAEFISSVSHELKTPMVMITGYSEALLDGIVTDKEEVNNMLSIIKDESDRMNHLINELIEVNKLEFNSELFNIKDNDFNLLMNDIEKRFNYEAKDNDLNFEIVNKLENPIFPFDYDKMYQVFTNLIDNAIRYTTSGDSIIITLNENKNDITIKIADTGIGMKASTLNRIFERFFKEDKARTRGKQGTGLGLSIVKSIVNKHNGTIDVESEYNNGTTFIITLSKEGQQ; this is translated from the coding sequence ATGAACTTAAGAGATAGTTTAGTCGTAAAACTGTGGTTTACTATTATTGTAATAGTTACCGCAGTTTTAATTATATTGTCTATAAGTTTAACGTTTTACTTTAAAAATTATGCTTTAAATAATAGTGAAAATAATCTTTTAAATGATTTAGAACGTATTGAGCAAGAAATTTTAATGCATCATGAAGATGCAATAAATACTCAAAAAGTGCATACAGAAAACAATTTAATCGTCTATCAAAATGGTCGTTACGTATCAGCAAACTCTGAAACTGATAAAATAATATTTGATTATATTATTAATGATAGAGAATCAAACAGTGATACGCTTTTTATTAAACATGGTGAAAATAAAGAGTATATGGCTAAAGTTTTAAATATGTCACAGTATTATGATACTGATACGCTACTCATTAAATACTCTGATATGTCTCCGATTTATAAATCGATTCGTGATATTACGATGATTATTTCTATTAGTGCGTTTATTATATTTATTGTGACAACACTATTTTCATTTTTACTCATTCGTAAAATTACAGATCCACTAATTGCTCTAAGAGATGCCTCTTTAAAAATGGCGAGTGGACAGTTTAGTGAACTCGACGTAAAAAGTTTTGATGAAATTGGTGAATTGACTCTTGCATTTAACAAAATGAGTGAAGATATTAAAGATAATATTAGAAATTTAGAACATGAAAAAAATTTACGAGAGTCTATATTTACTTCGATTTCCGATGGTATTTTATTTTTCGATAAAAATAATAATACTATTTTTAGAAACAAAGAAGGCGATATTTGGTTAAAAGAAATCATTCAACAACAATCTCTTGTCGATACGATTAATCTATATTTAGATAGAGCAAAAGACGATTTTGAGTCATTTTCAATAACTGAATCGATAAACGAGGATACGTACGTTGAAATATTCTTTACACCAGTCGTCTATTCCGAAAATATCGGTGTGACAGTTACTATTCGCAATATTACGAGCGAGAAAAAACTAGAAGATATGCGTGCAGAATTTATATCGAGCGTTTCTCATGAATTAAAAACACCTATGGTCATGATCACTGGTTATAGTGAAGCACTATTAGATGGAATTGTTACTGATAAAGAAGAAGTTAATAATATGCTTAGTATTATTAAAGATGAATCTGATCGAATGAATCATTTAATTAATGAGTTAATTGAAGTAAATAAACTTGAGTTTAATTCCGAATTATTTAATATTAAAGATAATGATTTTAATTTACTTATGAATGATATTGAAAAACGATTTAATTATGAAGCAAAAGATAATGATTTGAATTTTGAGATTGTAAATAAGTTAGAAAATCCAATATTCCCTTTTGATTATGATAAAATGTATCAAGTATTTACTAATTTAATTGATAATGCGATACGTTACACAACTTCTGGTGATTCTATCATAATTACTCTTAACGAAAATAAGAATGATATTACTATTAAAATTGCCGATACTGGAATCGGTATGAAAGCATCAACATTAAATCGTATTTTCGAACGATTTTTTAAAGAAGATAAAGCAAGAACTCGTGGTAAACAAGGTACTGGGCTTGGATTAAGTATCGTAAAAAGTATCGTTAATAAACATAATGGTACAATAGATGTTGAGAGTGAATACAATAATGGCACAACTTTTATAATTACTCTAAGTAAAGAGGGGCAACAATGA
- a CDS encoding ECF transporter S component, with product MKNFHTYKILMISILSAISFILMLISIPLPFFPPFLKFDIGDLPAYVGFVVFGGGVGVLIIVIKIIIYGFIVSSEPIGPIANLLASLSYLLPLYLVYVRTKTKKSLVIGIIAGTIAMTLVLSVLNYFILLPLYGMILDQRDVFENVKTLVTAGIIPFNIVKGILLGLVIYFVHIKIIPILKKQNEKGQH from the coding sequence ATGAAGAATTTTCATACGTATAAAATATTAATGATTAGTATTTTATCTGCAATTTCATTTATTTTAATGTTAATAAGCATTCCATTACCATTTTTTCCACCATTTTTAAAATTTGATATTGGTGACTTACCAGCTTACGTTGGTTTTGTAGTTTTTGGTGGAGGTGTTGGAGTATTAATTATTGTTATAAAGATAATTATTTATGGATTTATAGTATCAAGTGAACCAATTGGACCGATTGCTAACTTACTTGCATCACTAAGCTATTTATTACCTTTATATTTAGTGTACGTAAGAACAAAAACAAAAAAATCTCTTGTTATCGGTATAATTGCCGGTACTATTGCTATGACACTTGTATTATCAGTACTAAACTATTTTATATTACTTCCGTTATATGGAATGATTCTTGATCAAAGAGATGTTTTTGAGAATGTGAAGACATTAGTCACTGCTGGAATTATTCCATTTAATATTGTTAAAGGTATTTTACTTGGATTGGTGATTTACTTTGTTCATATAAAAATTATCCCAATTTTAAAGAAACAAAATGAAAAAGGACAACACTAA
- a CDS encoding ferredoxin, with amino-acid sequence MNLKYTISDQDTCIACGACGASAPNIFDYDDDGISYSILDNNQGITPVPEELLDELEMAFLGCPTDSIKVADESFDGDPLKFE; translated from the coding sequence GTGAATTTAAAATATACAATTTCCGATCAAGATACATGTATCGCTTGCGGTGCATGCGGGGCATCTGCACCGAATATTTTTGATTATGACGATGACGGTATCTCTTATTCTATATTAGATAATAATCAAGGTATTACTCCTGTTCCAGAAGAACTATTAGATGAATTAGAGATGGCCTTTTTAGGATGTCCGACGGATTCTATAAAAGTTGCAGATGAGAGTTTCGATGGTGACCCTTTAAAATTTGAATAA
- a CDS encoding LysM peptidoglycan-binding domain-containing protein yields MKDDFYKDIQHKRSDTNKNDQPRRRTRKNKVDKEFSRSAKYNKEDVKKENVKSSSKQTNKENKDAGFKTLIASSAASFKNKSAKYKNQFSKEFGESKSKVKDFKNKHFTKESINKNRNKKSLIVLIALLIPITLVLGAMIVSNFWPSGDGFEESAVVDDNEGKETREVDKEFENKKAELEKEFAKNDEDNDNNKTSKKVNGSKSDKKEDKNNAEDQSKTTKYSDKQIVSLEKLGQSEINSKKEADEKRKQQEAEREKQRQEEKRLAEERKKQEQEEREKEEKENEEDNEEETVGQTHVVSAKDNLYRIAINYYGSGSEENVQKIRDANGISGNNLSVGQQLIIP; encoded by the coding sequence ATGAAAGACGATTTTTACAAAGATATACAACATAAGCGTAGTGATACAAATAAAAATGATCAACCAAGGCGCCGAACTAGAAAAAACAAAGTTGATAAGGAATTTAGTCGAAGTGCAAAATATAATAAAGAAGATGTAAAAAAAGAAAACGTAAAATCATCTAGTAAACAAACAAACAAAGAAAATAAAGATGCTGGATTTAAGACATTAATTGCATCTTCTGCAGCTTCATTTAAAAATAAATCTGCAAAATATAAGAATCAATTCTCTAAAGAATTTGGTGAGTCGAAATCTAAAGTTAAAGATTTTAAAAATAAGCATTTCACTAAAGAGAGTATAAATAAAAATAGAAATAAAAAGTCACTCATTGTTTTAATTGCTCTATTAATTCCTATTACGTTAGTTCTAGGCGCTATGATTGTTTCTAACTTCTGGCCATCTGGTGACGGTTTCGAAGAAAGTGCGGTTGTTGATGATAATGAAGGTAAAGAGACTAGAGAAGTTGACAAGGAATTCGAAAATAAAAAAGCAGAATTAGAAAAAGAGTTTGCTAAAAATGACGAGGATAATGATAATAATAAAACTAGCAAAAAAGTAAATGGCAGTAAAAGTGACAAAAAAGAAGATAAAAATAATGCTGAAGATCAGTCAAAAACAACAAAATATTCTGACAAGCAAATAGTAAGTCTAGAAAAACTTGGACAATCTGAAATAAACTCTAAAAAAGAAGCAGATGAAAAGCGTAAACAACAAGAAGCTGAAAGAGAAAAACAACGCCAAGAAGAAAAACGTCTAGCTGAAGAACGTAAAAAACAAGAACAAGAGGAACGTGAGAAAGAAGAAAAAGAAAACGAAGAAGATAACGAAGAAGAAACAGTAGGTCAAACTCACGTCGTTTCAGCAAAAGATAATTTATACCGTATAGCTATTAATTATTATGGTAGTGGTAGTGAAGAAAACGTTCAAAAAATTAGAGATGCCAATGGAATTTCAGGAAATAACTTATCCGTTGGACAACAATTAATTATTCCATAG
- the cmk gene encoding (d)CMP kinase, translating to MTKINIAIDGPAAAGKSTIAKIVASKLNYKYLDTGAMYRAVTLYALNSDSKLDESNINNITIDFGDKGEVFLNEQIVTNEIRSSLVTNNVSKFASLEFVREYLVKLQQQIAHDKGIVMDGRDIGTVVIPDAELKIYLTASPEIRAKRRLIEEEARGNDITLDDLIKEIVARDESDMSRKHSPLRKAESAIELNTDNMTIDEVANEILSYAKKVGI from the coding sequence ATGACAAAAATCAACATAGCAATCGATGGACCAGCTGCAGCTGGGAAAAGTACTATCGCCAAAATCGTTGCATCAAAACTCAACTATAAATATTTAGACACAGGTGCAATGTACCGAGCGGTGACATTATATGCACTAAATAGTGATTCAAAATTAGACGAATCGAACATTAACAATATAACAATCGATTTTGGAGATAAGGGTGAAGTTTTTCTAAATGAACAAATTGTTACAAATGAAATTAGATCAAGTCTAGTTACAAATAACGTTAGTAAATTTGCTTCATTAGAATTTGTAAGAGAATATCTCGTAAAACTCCAACAACAAATTGCTCACGATAAAGGTATTGTTATGGATGGTAGAGATATAGGTACAGTTGTTATACCCGACGCTGAATTGAAAATATATTTAACAGCAAGTCCAGAAATCCGAGCAAAAAGAAGACTTATTGAAGAAGAAGCAAGAGGAAATGATATTACACTCGATGACTTAATAAAAGAAATTGTTGCACGTGACGAAAGTGATATGTCTAGAAAACATTCTCCACTTAGAAAAGCTGAATCAGCAATAGAATTAAATACTGATAATATGACAATTGATGAGGTTGCGAATGAGATATTAAGTTACGCAAAAAAGGTGGGCATTTAA